The nucleotide sequence CTTGGTCGCCACGCGGGCGCACCACTTGAGCGCCGACAGCTGCCAGCCGCCGGTGCCGAAGCCGGTCTTCATGCGGGTGATGCAGACCTTGCCCGGGCCGATGCCCACCTTGGTCGCGTCGGCCCCCCAGTTCTCCAGGTCGATCACGGCCTCGGGGGTGCCCACGTTGCCGGCGATGACGAAGCTGGCGGGCAGCTTGTCCTTGAGGTGGCGGATCATGCGCTGAACCGTGTCGGCATGGCCATGCGCGATGTCGATGGTCACGTACTCGGGCACCAGGCCCTCGGCGGCCAGCCGGTCCACCGTGTCGTGGTCCGGCTGCTTGACGCCCAGCGAGATCGAGGCGAACGCGCCCTGCGCATGCATGCTGCGCACGAACCCGACGTTGTCCAGGTCGAAGCGGTGCATCACGTAGAAGTAGCCGTTCTTGGCCAGCCACAGGCAGATGGGCTCGCTGACCACCGTCTTCATGTTGGCCGGCACCACCGGGATGCGGAAACTGCGGCCGCCCAGTTGCACGCCGGCGTCGCATTCGGACCTGCTTTCCACGCGGCATTTGCGCGGCAGCAGCAGGACGTTGTCGTAATCGAAGATTTCCATGACCAGGCTCCGGAATTCCGTTGTTGAACAGAGTGAGCGCTTGGACTGATGGCCCGGCCGTTTCCGCGCGCGGGGGCCGGAAACGAAAAACCGGGCCGCAATGCTTGGGCCCGGTGCTTGATTCTACTGCCCCGCCGGCAGCGGCGCACAGCGCGACTGCGCGATGGCCCGGATGCGGCCACGGGCATCCTCCACCCAGCCGACCACCCGCAGGCGCTCGGCCTGTGCGCCCTCGGGGATGGCCATGGGCCGGGACTCCATCAGGCGCTTCTGCTGCGCCTGGGTCGGCGGCCGCCGCAGGCTCCAGTCGGGCTGGAAGGCATTGCGCACCAGGTTGCGCTCCACCGGCGAGCCCTCGGTGCCGGGCGGCAAGGTTTCCACCAGCAGCAGCCAGGCCGTCCAGGGCGCGCGGCCGGCGGGCTTGAGCTCGATGGAGGTGCCGATGTAGTCGTTGAACGGCAGCCCGTGCGCGACCCGCAGCGTGCGGGCCGCCGCCACCAGCTTGTGCTGCGCGGTGTGGCCGGCCGTGGGCACGGCGCGCCCCAGCGCCTGCAGCCGGGGCAGCGCGTCGCGGCTGGCCACCACCGCCAGCGGCGCGTCCTCTCCCTTGCCACCGGGCACCACCCAGTCGATGGCCAGCTCGCGCGGGCCCGGCCGGGGCGTGGCGGGGTCGGCCCAGCAGCTGTCGCAGTCGGCGTTGATGAAGCGTTCCATCAGCGCCAGCGGCCGCGGCTGGCCGTCGCTGGAGCAGAACGACTGCGCGCGCGATCCGCCCGCGAACAGGGCGGCGGCCAGGCACAGGGCGAGCGGGGCGGATCGTGACATTTGCTTGCGGGGGCGCTTTCTACAATGCCGTATGTTCCCAGAACTCCAGGCAGCCGACTCGCCGCTGCTGCAGCACCTCAATCCCGAGCAGCGGGCGGCGGTGACGCTGCCCAACGAGCATGCCCTCATCCTGGCCGGCGCCGGCTCGGGCAAGACGCGCGTGCTCACTACCCGCATCGCCTGGCTGCTGTCCACCGGCCAGGTCTCGCCGGGCGGTGTGATGGCGGTGACCTTCACCAACAAGGCGGCCAAGGAGATGATGACCCGCCTGTCCGCCATGCTGCCGGTGAACGTGCGCGGCATGTGGATAGGCACCTTCCACGGGCTGTGCAACCGCTTCCTGCGCGCGCACTACAAGCTGGCCAACCTGCCGCAGAGCTTCCAGATCCTGGACACGCAGGACCAGCTGTCGGCGATCAAGCGCCTGATGAAGCAGCACAACGTCGACGAGGAGCGCTTCCCGGCCAAGGAGACGCAGTGGTTCATCGCCGGCTGCAAGGAGGACGGCCTGCGCCCCGGCGACGTCGAGGTGCGCAGCGAGGAGGACCGGCGCAAGGTCGAGATCTACCAGCTGTACGAGGAGCAGTGCCAGCGCGAGGGCGTGGTCGACTTCGGCGAGCTGATGCTGCGCAGCTATGAACTGATGCGCGACAACGGCCCCATCCGCGAGCACTACCAGCGGCGCTTCCGCCACATCCTGATCGACGAGTTCCAGGACACCAACCGGCTGCAGTACGCCTGGATCAAGATGTTCGCCGGGGATCCGACGGGAACCTCCGGTTCGTCCAACGCGGTGTTCGCGGTGGGCGACGACGACCAGAGCATCTACGCCTTCCGCGGCGCACGCGTGGGCAACATGGCCGACTTCGTGCGCGAGTTCCAGGTCGCGCACCAGATCAAGCTGGAGCAGAACTACCGCAGCTACAGCAACATCCTGGACTCGGCCAACGCGCTGATCAGCCACAACCGCACCCGCCTGGGCAAGAACCTGCGCACGGACCAGGGTCCCGGCGAGCCGGTGCGGGTGTACGAGGCGCCCACCGACCTGGCCGAGGCGCAGTGGATGGTGGAGGAGCTGCGCCACCTGGTGCGCGGCGAGGGCACCAGCGAGGGCATCCCGCGCCACGAGATCGCCATCCTCTACCGCAGCAACGCGCAGAGCCGGGTGATCGAGACCGCGCTGTTCAACGCCGCCGTGCCTTACCGGGTGTACGGGGGCTTGCGCTTCTTCGAGCGGGCGGAGATCAAGCATGCGCTGGCCTACCTGCGCCTGCTGGAGAACCCGCAGGACGACACCTCGTTCCTGCGGGTGGTGAACTTCCCGCCGCGCGGCATAGGCGCGCGCAGCGTCGAGCAGCTGCAGGACGCGGCCCGCGCCGCCCGCTGCTCGCTGCACGACGCGGTGAGCGCCACCACCGGCAAGGCGGGGGCCAACCTGGGCGCCTTCGTCGCCAAGATCGACGTGCTGCGCGAGCAGACGCAGAACCTGTCGCTGCGCGAGATCATCGATCTGGTGCTGCAGCACTCCGGCCTGGTCGAGCACTACAAGACCGAGCGCGAGGGTGCCGATCGCATCGAGAACCTGGAAGAACTGGTCAACGCCGCCGAGAGCTTCGTCACCCAGGAGGGCTTCGGCCGCGACGCCGTGGCGCTGCCGGTGGACGAGCTGCGCCAGTCGCCGGCCAGCCAGGGGCTGGATGCGAACCTGCCGCAGCTGAACGAGCCCGCGCCGGACTACGTCCCGCCCGATGCCGAGACCGGCGAGACGCTGTCGCCGCTGGCCGCGTTCCTGACCCACGCCGCGCTGGAGTCCGGTGACAACCAGGCCCAGGCCGGGCAGGACGCGGTGCAGCTGATGACGGTGCACTCGGCCAAGGGCCTGGAGTTCGACTGCGTGTTCGTCAGCGGCCTGGAGGAGGGCCTGTTCCCCAGCGAGCGCTCGATGTCCGACTACGAGGGGCTGGAGGAGGAGCGCCGGCTGATGTACGTGGCCATCACGCGCGCCAGGAAGCGGCTGTACCTGAGCTATTCGCAGACGCGGCTGCTGCACGGCCAGACCCGCTACAACATCAAGAGCCGCTTCTTCGACGAGCTGCCCGAGCACGCGCTCAAGTGGCTCACGCCCAAGAACCAGAACTTCGGCGGCTCGGCCTTCGGTTTCGGCTCGGGCTATCCCAGCACGCGGCACGCGGGCGGCGGCTTGCCGCGCGACCTGGCGCCCGGCCACTTCGCCAGCCCGCCGGTGCCGGCGCAGAAGGCCGCGCCCTCGCACGGCCTGCGCTCGGGCATGCAGGTGTTCCACGCCAAGTTCGGCGAGGGCACGGTGCTGATGCTGGAGGGCTCGGGCGACGACGCGCGCGCCCAGATCAACTTCCCGCGGCACGGCATCAAGTGGCTGGCCCTGTCGGTGGCCAAGCTCACGCCCGTGGCCTGAGCGGACGCAGCGGAAAGGAAAGCCTCAGTCGCCCATGCGCTGCCACTGCGCCTCGGGCAGGGCGGCCAGGAAGGCCTGCACGGCGGGCAGGGCGCCGTGCGCGGCCGCCCACTCCAGGTGGTCGCGCAGGAACATGCGCTTGGCCAGGGCGGCGGTGGACCGCCACTCGGCCGCGCCGACCGGCGGCAGCGGGGGCTGGGTGCCGGCCCGGGCGGCGGCCGCCAGCAGCAGCTGGTACAGGCGCGCCCAGGGGGCGGGCAGGGGGCAGACCCGGTTGCCCGCGCGTGCCAGCTGCAGCACCTCGGGCAGGCCGGCAGCGGCGGAAGGTGGCGCGTTCGGCACCGGCTCCAGTGCGCCGGGCAGGGTCATGGGCTCGGTGGTCGGGTACACGTCGTCGCCTGCCTGCAAGGCCTCGAACTCGGCCCAGCCGGAGTCCGGGCTGCGCTCGACCGCCCGGGGCGCGGGGATGGCGTCGCCGGGGAGGTAGGGCTCGCCCCCGCCGGGGCGCGAAGGCTTCTGGCTGTTCATGCGGCAGCCGGGTTTGTACCGCAGAGCTGCCGCACCGCCAAACGGCGGGCGCCATGCCCCCATGCGCCGGTTTGTCAACACCCGGATGGGTGGGCGCGGCGCCGTCAGCGCAGGCCCTGCGCCGTCTGCTGGTCGGCCAGCAGGTCGGCCAGCCGGCGCGCCACGGTCTCCAGCGCCACGGGCTTGGCCAGCACCACGGTGCGCTGGCTGCCCAGGCCGGCCGCGGCGGCGCTGTAGCCGGTCACCACGATGGCGGGCACCTGCGGGCGGCGCTCCCGCAGGCGCAGCAGCATGTCGCGGCCGTTCATGCGCGGCATGGTCAGGTCGGTGATCACCGCGTCGGCCGGGTCGCGTTCGTCCGCCGCCAGCCCCATCAGGCCGTCGTTCGCCACCGTCACGCGGTAGCCGGCGTCCTCCAGGTAGGCCTGGAACAGGAAGGTGAGCTCCTGCTCGTCGTCCACCACCAGCACGTGCCGCATGCGTCAACCCTCCTGCCCGGCCGGCGCGGGCGTGCGGCCGAGCGCGGTGCGGATGGACTCGGCCAATTCATTGCGGCGGTAGGGTTTGCCCAGCACCGCCATCGACGGGAGCTGGGCGCCCTGGGATGCCAGTTCGTCCATGTAGCCGGTCGTCAGCAGCACGGGCAAGCCCGGCTGGCGCTGGCGCACGCGTTCGGCCAGCTGCAGCCCGTTCATGCCGCCGGGCATGATCACGTCGGTGAACAGCAGGTCCACCCCACCGGCATGCGCCAGCAGGTCCAGCGCCTCCTCGCCGCTGGAGGCCGCCAGCACCTGGTAGCCCAGCGAGCGCAGGTAGTGGTCGGCCACCTGGCGCACGTCCTCGCTGTCTTCCACCAGCAGGATGGTCGCGGTGTCCGGTCCGGTCCGAACCGCCGGCATGGCGGGCGGCGCGGCGCCCGCCGCGCGGTCCTGCGCCACGGGGAAGATCATGCGAACGGTGGTGCCGCGCTCCGGCGCGCTGTCGATCTCCAGCCGGCCGTGCGACTGCTGCACGAAGCCGTGCACCATGGCCAGCCCCAGGCCGGTGCCGGGCTCCTTGGTCGTGAAGAAAGGCTCGATGGCGCGGCGCCGCACCTCGGATGTCATGCCGCGGCCCTGGTCGGCCACCCACAGCACCACGCAGCCGCCGGCCGGCAGCGGGTGCGCGTCGGTGCGCCGCGCGTCCTGCACGACGGAGGTGCCCACCGTGGCGCGGCCGCCCTGCGGCATGGCGTCGCGGGCGTTGATCACCACGTTCAGCAGCGCCATCTGCAGGTGCGTCGGATCCACCACGCAGGCCGGCAGGCCCGGATGCAGGTCCAGCTGCAGCTCCACCTGCCCGCCCATGCTGCGCACCAGCATCTCGCTGAATTCCACCACCAGGGTGTTGAGGTTGACGCGCCGGGGATCGAGGCGCTGCTTGCGGGCGAACGTCAGCAGCTGCTGCGTGAGGCAGCCGCCCTTGTGGGCGGCCCGCGAGGCGCGTTCGATGGCGCTTTCCAGGACCGGATGGCCCGCCGCGTGGTGCGCGGCCAGTTCCAGGTTGCCCGAGATCGCCTGCAGCAGGTTGTTGAAGTCGTGCGCCAGGCCGGCGGTGAGCTGGCCGATCGCCTCCATCTTCTGCGCCTGGCGCAGCGACTGCTCGGACATGCGCCGCCGGGTGATGTCCATCTGCGAGGAGGACCAGTGGATCAGCCGGCCCCGGCTGTCAAAGATGGGGCCGATGAACAGCGCATTCCAGAACGGCGTGCCGTCGGCCTTGTAGTTGAGGATGTCCACCGCCACCGCTCGCTGCTCGGCCAGCGCCGTGCGGATCTCGGCCACCGTCTCCGAGTCAGTTTCCGGGCCCTGCAGGATGCGGCAGTTGCGGCCCAGCACCTCGGCCTCCTCGTAGCCGGTCATGTCGAGGAAGGCGTCGTTGACGAAGGCAATCGGGTTGTCCGGCTGGTGCGGGTCCGTGACCACCATGGGCATGCGCGTCATTTCCACGGCGGCGAAGAACAGGTTGCCGGTCGCGGGAACGCCCGCGCCTTGTCCCTCGCGCTCGGTGTCCAGCTGTGGCTGGTCGGTGTCGTTGTTCTTGCGGCCTGTGGCCATCCGGCGTTCCCCGGGGGCCCCATGGGAAGGCCCCTGTGTTGGCGCTTGCGCAGCGCAGCGCACAAGCTTAAAGGCGCAGGGGGGCCTGCGGACGTTGCGGACGGGTCGGAAGCTTAACGCTGTGTAACGCCCGCCCAGCGCGCGTCAGCTGCCGCTGCCGTCGCGCAGGCCCTTCCTGCCGGACAGCTGCCAGGCTGTGCGCTGGCCGACCAAGCCGGCCAGCTGCTCGATTTCCTCATCCGTGTGGTTGATCGGCTGCGCCGGTAGCAGCAGCCGGCCGCCCCGCGGCTGCGCCTCGGCCCAGAACGACTGGTGGTACTCGGCGCGCGACTGCCTGCGCTCGGCTCCTGCGGCCAGGTCCACCGTGCCATGGCAGTTGCAGAAATAGCTGCGCAGCTCCTGCCCGGGCAGCACCTCGGCATACATGCCGGTGCCGCGGATGGCGGCGCTCAGCGTGGGCGTGACGATCTGCCGGCCGGCGCCGCGGCCGCCCCAGACGCCGGCCACGCCGCCGGCCTGCAGGCGCAGCACGCTCACCGCGTTCAGCGTGGCGCCGCGCTCCACCTTCAGGCGCGAGTTCTGCCGCACCAGCAAGGAGGTGCTGCCGATCACGAACACCAGCGTGGCGCCAGGCCCGGTCTCCACGCTGTCCCCGGTCTGGATGGTGCCTTCGGGCCGCAGCGCGGCGCCGTTGACCAGCGCCTCGCCCGCCAGCTCGACCACGTTGCCGCGCTGCTGGGCCTGCGCGGCGGACCAGCCGCCCAGCGCGCTCCAGGCGGCCGCGGCGCCCAGGAAGCTGCGGCGCCGGAACCAGAGGACTTCACAGGCGCTGCGGCCTTGCAGGTGGTGATGGGTCATGAGGGCTCCGCGTCGGTGGTGGTGGCGGGCGGGGTTTCGTCGGCCGTGAAGCTGTCGCGGAAGGTGAAGTAGATGGAGGCGGAGAACATGGCCGCCAGCAGCAGCGCCGCGGGCATGATCACGGCCTGGGCCGCGCCGCTGCCGCCGATCAGCGCGCCCAGCACGCCGAACAGCGAGGTGGCGCCCAGGAACACCGCCAGCCAGCCCAGGCCGTACACCAGGTGGGCGCCGAAGTTGCGCAGCACCGCGACAGCGCTGAAGAACAGGCTCTTGACCGGCGACACGCCGTGCCAGTGCACCAGGGCCGGGGCATGCCAGAACATCAGGAACAGCGGCGTGTGCAGCAGCAGCGCCACCAGCGTGGCGACGTCCATGCGGCCCGCGTCCGCCACCCCGGGCCGGCCGGCGATCAGGGCGCCCAGCGCGGTGGCCAGCATGGAGCCGGCGGTGTAGATCGCGCCCAGCACCAGCATGGCCCGCGCGCG is from Ramlibacter tataouinensis TTB310 and encodes:
- a CDS encoding GMP reductase; the protein is MEIFDYDNVLLLPRKCRVESRSECDAGVQLGGRSFRIPVVPANMKTVVSEPICLWLAKNGYFYVMHRFDLDNVGFVRSMHAQGAFASISLGVKQPDHDTVDRLAAEGLVPEYVTIDIAHGHADTVQRMIRHLKDKLPASFVIAGNVGTPEAVIDLENWGADATKVGIGPGKVCITRMKTGFGTGGWQLSALKWCARVATKPIIADGGIREHGDIAKSVRFGATLVMIGSMLAGHEESPGQTVEVDGKLFKEYYGSASDFNKGEYKHVEGKRILEPVKGKLAHTLREMEEDIQSSISYAGGRKLMDIRKVNYVILGGDNAGEHLLM
- a CDS encoding UvrD-helicase domain-containing protein, translated to MFPELQAADSPLLQHLNPEQRAAVTLPNEHALILAGAGSGKTRVLTTRIAWLLSTGQVSPGGVMAVTFTNKAAKEMMTRLSAMLPVNVRGMWIGTFHGLCNRFLRAHYKLANLPQSFQILDTQDQLSAIKRLMKQHNVDEERFPAKETQWFIAGCKEDGLRPGDVEVRSEEDRRKVEIYQLYEEQCQREGVVDFGELMLRSYELMRDNGPIREHYQRRFRHILIDEFQDTNRLQYAWIKMFAGDPTGTSGSSNAVFAVGDDDQSIYAFRGARVGNMADFVREFQVAHQIKLEQNYRSYSNILDSANALISHNRTRLGKNLRTDQGPGEPVRVYEAPTDLAEAQWMVEELRHLVRGEGTSEGIPRHEIAILYRSNAQSRVIETALFNAAVPYRVYGGLRFFERAEIKHALAYLRLLENPQDDTSFLRVVNFPPRGIGARSVEQLQDAARAARCSLHDAVSATTGKAGANLGAFVAKIDVLREQTQNLSLREIIDLVLQHSGLVEHYKTEREGADRIENLEELVNAAESFVTQEGFGRDAVALPVDELRQSPASQGLDANLPQLNEPAPDYVPPDAETGETLSPLAAFLTHAALESGDNQAQAGQDAVQLMTVHSAKGLEFDCVFVSGLEEGLFPSERSMSDYEGLEEERRLMYVAITRARKRLYLSYSQTRLLHGQTRYNIKSRFFDELPEHALKWLTPKNQNFGGSAFGFGSGYPSTRHAGGGLPRDLAPGHFASPPVPAQKAAPSHGLRSGMQVFHAKFGEGTVLMLEGSGDDARAQINFPRHGIKWLALSVAKLTPVA
- a CDS encoding response regulator → MRHVLVVDDEQELTFLFQAYLEDAGYRVTVANDGLMGLAADERDPADAVITDLTMPRMNGRDMLLRLRERRPQVPAIVVTGYSAAAAGLGSQRTVVLAKPVALETVARRLADLLADQQTAQGLR
- a CDS encoding histidine kinase famiy protein, with protein sequence MATGRKNNDTDQPQLDTEREGQGAGVPATGNLFFAAVEMTRMPMVVTDPHQPDNPIAFVNDAFLDMTGYEEAEVLGRNCRILQGPETDSETVAEIRTALAEQRAVAVDILNYKADGTPFWNALFIGPIFDSRGRLIHWSSSQMDITRRRMSEQSLRQAQKMEAIGQLTAGLAHDFNNLLQAISGNLELAAHHAAGHPVLESAIERASRAAHKGGCLTQQLLTFARKQRLDPRRVNLNTLVVEFSEMLVRSMGGQVELQLDLHPGLPACVVDPTHLQMALLNVVINARDAMPQGGRATVGTSVVQDARRTDAHPLPAGGCVVLWVADQGRGMTSEVRRRAIEPFFTTKEPGTGLGLAMVHGFVQQSHGRLEIDSAPERGTTVRMIFPVAQDRAAGAAPPAMPAVRTGPDTATILLVEDSEDVRQVADHYLRSLGYQVLAASSGEEALDLLAHAGGVDLLFTDVIMPGGMNGLQLAERVRQRQPGLPVLLTTGYMDELASQGAQLPSMAVLGKPYRRNELAESIRTALGRTPAPAGQEG
- a CDS encoding BPSS1780 family membrane protein codes for the protein MKLNVVPARTGLQWVKLGIRTFFRQPLALAGLFFLYMVSVILVSQVPVLGVLIGGMLVPAATLGLMAATAEAARGRFPMPSVLLSAFRAGRQRARAMLVLGAIYTAGSMLATALGALIAGRPGVADAGRMDVATLVALLLHTPLFLMFWHAPALVHWHGVSPVKSLFFSAVAVLRNFGAHLVYGLGWLAVFLGATSLFGVLGALIGGSGAAQAVIMPAALLLAAMFSASIYFTFRDSFTADETPPATTTDAEPS